In Parageobacillus sp. KH3-4, the genomic window CTTTATATGCTTGTTTTACCTTTTACTTTTTGCTTAAACTTTCCTAAATCAATACTTCCAAATTGATTCGCCGCATTGTATGAATAGGAAGTTGTTGTACTGCTTCCATCTTTGGTGACAATTTTTCGTGCGGTTTCCAACTGAATCATATTCATAAGTAATGACTGTACCATCCAGCAACGTTTCACGAACTAATTGATTCAGCTCATCATATTGATACGAAATGGTACCATGATTGGTAACAATACTTTCTATATTGTTATTTTGATCGTAGTAATACGTATATGAATGGAACGCTGCACCATTTGCCAGTTTGTTAGTGAGAGTTTTTAAACGATTAGCCTGATCAAACTCTATATTAATGAGTGGACATTTTTAATTGCCATTGATACATTTCCTATTTGCCAAAAACATTCCAAACCTTAATTCAAAATTACTTTACATAACTGCCCATCATTTCAATAAGTCTCTTCCGCAATATGACTCTTTAATGGAGCAATATATCTGGAGTCTTGAAACAACATTTTTGTTACTCAACAATTCAGTAAACATACAAACAAAAAATGATCAAAATTGCGCATAAAGCGGGGATAATTCTGTCATTTACATATTTCATCAAAAAATGGCAGAAATCTACCCACATAAATAAAGATGAGTTTTATGGAGAAACTCTATAGCTTTGGAAGTGCAAATATGTAGCCCTTCTCATTTGAGAAGGTTTTTTATTATTTCCAGGAAGTGTTAAAATGACCGAGATTTTATAAAACAATATTTTAGAAGAACACAAGCAACAGTGAACATGACTTTTTCTGAACCTGTATAGCTTAGTGAACTTTAATTTCATGTTGATTTTAGACCACAGAAAAAGACCGAAATCAATCGGTCTTTTTTTGTATGTCCTGTTCAACTATCGCCAACCGTTAGTTGAACAGCTCATCATTAAACTAACTTCTTCACAAATAAAACTCTATCTTGATTTGGTCCATCATAATCAGCATATACAGAAACTCCGTCCATTTCTTTATCTCCGTTTTTCTCGATTTCAAATCCCATTTTTGTATGAAATGCAATGGAAACTTTGTTCACTGGTGAAGTTACACAACGGACGATATTCCGGCCATTCTTTTTCACAATATGAAAAAATTCATTGTAAAGTCGTTTTCCAATATCTTGTTTCCTATAATCTGGATGAACCCCAACAAAGTGTATATATGCTTCTTATGGATATGTTTGGGATAGAAAACCTATCAAAAATCCAACGATTTTTCCATCTTTTTCGGCAATGAAACTTGTATTTTTAAAATGTTCGAAGAATAATTTTGGCAACTTATCAGACATCTGTCTTCCGCCCCACCACTCATTGATTAGTGGAGATATTACATAGTAGTCTGACCCTTTCACTGAACGAATTTCCATCTTAATCCCCCTAATTGTAAAAGTACGACTATCATAAAGGCAAATTTAGTGTTATTCTTCAACTAATCCGCCCGTTAGCCGACCATGAAGCGAGCTTCACCATAAATGATGGAAGCTAATCTGTTCTTCCGTGCGAGCTGAATGAACTTATCTAGTCCCATCAACAACAAGGTCTGCTCTTTCGTGTGGTTTGTGTTTTTCAACATAAATATCTTCACAAATTATTTTCCCACATATCACGAGCTTTTTCTCCGTCTCTTTGCAAACCTCTCGCAAGCCGTATTTCTCTTGGACAATCAACCCAAATTGTGAAATCGTATTTTTCTGATAATTCTTTGCGAATGGAGTACACACCTTCTATTATCACAATGCCACCAACAGGAACCATACGCCATTCTGCTAAACTGTCAGTTTCCCAATCATATCGTTGATAATACCCCTCTTTATCTTGGCTAATGGGTTCAAGCACTTGATTTAATACACGTTTCCAATCAAAATCTGCACCGACAGGCTTTTTTGTTGGGTGCGTATTTATAATTTGAGCAGAAGGAAGATAAAAATCATCCATATGAACAATCGTTACATTAGAACATTCTTCTTTTAATTTATCAGATAATGTGCTTTTTCCTGAGCCCCCACAACCATCTATTCCGATTAGAAGCGTAGATTGTTTTCTGGGAATTTTGTCTATAGACCTTACCAATTGTTCGAAAGTTTTAAATTTACCTTTTTTTGTTATCAAATTCACTAAATCACCACCTTTCAATCCGCTAAAATATTACGATATTCTATGTTTAAAGCAGGATTACTCGCGTAGCATTACATTAATGTTAATAAATTAGGTAGCAGCAGTAACAAGAACTAAACTTCCCGCAAAAATATTATTGCTTCATTATGTAACAAATAGCTCTGAACGGAAGTTTGGCAAAAAATTTTTCGTGTTTGAAGGGCTTCCTACACAAAATACCAATCAGATTTACATCTGGTGCCAGCTTCGGCGGTTGTTTTCGCCAAGCAGATCAAAACTTTTATAGTTGTCGTTCCCTATTTAAATGATAAGTAATGCATCCCTTTGAATCGTTACATTCACCGGAGTTTTCATGAGAATCTCGCCATCGCCTTGTACAATAACTGGAAATTCAGAGATAACTTCTACTTGTTTTCCTTTGATCATGGTTACACCAGAATGAAAAAGATGTTTGCCTTTATACGCCTTCGGAAAAGTGCGCAACAAATCCCATTTTGTTATGCTGTGTACGATACAAATGTCGAAAAGTCCATCATTATAACAAGCATCCGGACATATTCTAATACCCCCACCATAATTTGGAATATTAGCAATAGCAATTAACCATACATTAAAAAAAACTAGGTTCTCCCCATCAACCTTTAATTGAATGTTGACAGGGCGATATTTTAATAAAACATGCAAGAAACTAAGCCCATAGGAAAGAGCACCCAATCTAATGAAATTTAACCATTTTTTATATTTGGAATCATTATTTACCTCGGCCACTTTGCCATCAAAACCGATCCCCGCTACAGTGATGCAGTATTCTTCGCCAATTCTTCCAATATCGATTTTTCTTTGCTTTCCCATTAAAATACGTTCTAGTGCTTTTTTATAATCCATTGGTATATCAAGAGCTCTTGCAAAATCATTTCCCGATCCTGCAGGAATAACACCTAAAGGTATATTCGAACCGATTAACCCGTTAGCAACATCATGAACTGTACCATCTCCACCTACAGCGACAACCGCATAACATTTTTCAGAAGACAGCTCCTTAGCGATTTCCACTGCATGTTTTGGACGTTCGGTAAAACGGACTTGATAATTTATCCGTTTCTCTTGAAGCAACTTCTCAACTTTTTTCCAAACTTTTAGTCCTTTTCCGTTTCCCGAGATTTTATTGACGATAAAATAATACATAAACAGATCTTTCCTTTTTATTAGAAATCGCAACAATTCGCAGGACATGCGAAAATCGGTTTATTGTGCCATTCCATAACTAGGATTGTTTTCATTAATTTTACCATTTCACCATCTATTTTTTAATAGCAATTTTTCCCCTTTGATCAGGAAAATATGCAAAGTTATCTAACGCGGGACAAATATGAACGGGAATCACTGGAAAATACAAGGGATTGATGTTGCTTTTTCTTTGCCTAAATTTACTGCCATATCCTTAGAAAAATTTATTGTCAACTTATGCATGTATTTCTCTAAGCTCTCTTGAGCGATTCATAACAGCCTCTGCAAGTACAGTATAATTGGAACATTTAAGTTCATCTAAATACATTATTGGCCCAACCACAATTTTTACCGTCTTTCGAAGCCACTTTTTCGTATCCATATAAATAATCGCCACCGGAAGAACAGGTGCCCCTGTTTTTACCCCTAAAAAAGCCACCCCTTTTTTCGGTTTGACAATCTCCCCATTTTTACATCTTTTACCTTCCGGGAAAATTCCAAGCACTCCCCCGTTTTCAATCACCTTTAAGGCACGGCGGACAGGGCGAATGACAATTCCACTTTGTCGGTCCACAGGAATAGCATGAAGTTTTTGAAAAAACCAATTGGCAATACGTCGCTGAAACAGTTCCTTCTTCGCTAAAAAATGAATTTTTCGGTTAAAGATACTGAAAAGAATAACAGGATCATAATTGCTTGTATGGTTTGCTGCTACAATGACTGGACCAGTTTTAGGGAAATTTTTGATGCCAATTACTTCAATTCGAAAAATGAAACATAAGATTATTTTGGAAATCCATTTCATGCTTGTATAGAACATGCTTCTTCACCCATTACCATAAGAAAAACGTTGTTTAAATTCGCTATTATGTATAATTTGCTACTCCAAAGTACACATTATACTTACTAACCAAAATATTCTATACCAGGGGGTGATGTAACAATGAATTCCATTCAATTTGAATACAGCGTGCCTCGGTATGCCTTAAGTAAAATAATGGGTAAAGTTTCAAAGTCTTTTTATTGGAACTCCAAATTATCCTGCGTTCGATTACGCCGTGTTGAAGTACCCAAACTTCCAAACGATGAATGGGTAAAAGTAAAGGTAAAGTACGGAGGAATCTGTGGAAGTGACTTAAATCTCATCCTTTTAAAGGATAGTCCAGTCACTTCTCCGTTTGCGTCTTTTCCATTTACGATTGGACATGAAGTGGTAGGAACGATTGAAGAAGTTGGTTCAAAGGTGGAAAACATGAATGTCGGAGACCGTGTAGTCATTGACCCAATATTATCATGTATAACAAGAGGAATTGCAGACCCTTGTCCTAATTGCCGGCGCGGTGATTACAACCTTTGCCATTTTATGGTCGAGGGAGAAATTTCGCCGGGATTGTTAATAGGCACTTGCCGTGATACCGGCGGAAGCTGGGGATCTTATCTTGTTGCACATAAAAGCCAAGTATTAAAGCTTCCTGATAATGTAAATGATTTAAACGGAGTGCTGGTAGAACCTTTTAGCTGTGCCCTGCATGCTGTTTTGCGAAATCCTCCGAAAAAGGGTGATACGGTACTTGTCATTGGAGCCGGTACAATAGGGATTTGCGTTGTCGCCGCGATTAGAGCGCTTGAATTTCCCTGCCGAATTGTGGTGTTGGCAAAACATGGCTTTCAAGCACAGCTTGCTTCCCACTATGGTGCAGATGAAATTATTTATCTTACAAAAAATAAAAATTATATTTACGAAACGGCCAAATCTCTTCATGCAAGCGTGTTAGAGCCGTTCTTTGGCGATCCGGTTGTACAAGGCGGAGCCGATCTTATTTTTGAATGCGTCGGTAATAAGCAAAGCATAAACGATGCACTCCGTTTTGCTAGAAATGGAGGAAAAGTTGTTCTATTGGGATTGGCAGGGATCATGGACGGCGTCGACTGGACGGCCGTTTGGCTTAATGAGCTGGATATTAAAGGAAGCTTTGCATACAGTACGGAAGAATATAAAGGAAAGAAGATGCGGACGTTACAAATTGCCATTGAATTAATGAGCGATGAAAAGGTGGATTTATCTCCATTAGTAACACATCGTTTTCCTTTGGAAAATTACCGTGATGCCTTGCAAACCGTTATTAACAAAGGAAAAGGTCCCATCATGAAAGTAGTATTCGAACCTTAAATCCTTTTTTAATACAAAAACATAGTTCGGAGGGAAAGATCGTGAGAACTTTCACCATTAGCGGAAACAAGCAAACGCCTTTTTTAAGTTGGCTTGCAGAAGGAATAAAAGAGGAATTTTTGTCAAAAGGTTATACGTTTTATTCCGCTCCTGAAGAAAATATTAAACTTGTGTTTCATTTTATTGATCCTGAAAAACCGCGTCCTTACCGGAGGCAGGCTCAAGCAACATTTGTCGTTTCCGTTATGGAAACATCGGAAAAATCGGAAAACATTCACAAATCGGCCTATCCATATTTAATCAGGTCTTTAGCCAATCATTTGATGTATATCTTACATAATGAGGATGGAACGACGGATATTTATTTTCTTACACCTGAACAAGGGTTTTACAAATTGACGTATCGAAAAGGAGAAGCAGAAACACTTTTCAAGCGTATTTATGAAAGATTAGAACCGCTTGCGGCTTCGCAGCTAGTGATTGACAATGATTTTTATGATGACCTTCCAGAAGAATTGTGGAACGGTGATGAGATTACGAAATCATTAAGCGAATCTGGAAAAAAGCTTGACCGTATGAATTTGCTCCCTGCTCCATTTCCTTTGGAAGAATATCTTACACCTCGCGATATGCGTCATCTAAAAAAGCTTTACGGAATAGGAGGACTAAGCTATGGAAACCTCAGTGCGAGACGGGACAGGGAAAGCTTTTGGATGAGTGCAAGCGGAATTAACAAAGCAAATATGAAAACGGTTGGCGAAGATTTCCTTTTAATAAAGGGGTATGATTCTGATAAAAATGCCATAAAAGTAAGCGTTCCCCCAAATATAACACCAAAAAGGGCATCTGTTGACGCGATTGAACACTGGATGATTTACAAAGAACACCCGGAGGTAGGGGCGATTGTACATGTTCATGCTTGGATGGATGGCGTAAGAGCTACAGAGATTAATTATCCATGCGGAACGATTGAACTTGCAAAAACAGTAGCTGAACTTGTCAGAAATTCGGAGGATCCTTCTAGAGCGATTATTGGGCTTAAAAACCATGGTTTAACGATCACCGGTACGGATTTAGACGACATTTTTGCACGTATCGAAGGCAAAATTATTCCCCAAGTACCAATGTCTTAACCCATTCGTTTCTTAAGATGATGATAAGAGAAAAAACTGTAAACATCATCTGCAATTTTGCTGAAGAAATAAAGCCCGGTACTATATGATGATACCGTCAAAAATTTGGTGTAACGATTAAGATAGATAGGAGAATCTCTGAAATAAACGGAGATAGATCGGGGATTGGTCCTCCCTTGTCAGCAGATGGAATTGTTCAGTCTGATGATAAGGGAAGCAAAGTCCCCTTATTTTGTTTGCATTTTTTCGAATATGATAACCCATTCTTCGCACAACAAGGAAGATATATGCACTGTATGAAACTTGTTTTTTGATGAAATACTGTAAATAAAGCACCTCCCTAAAGGAGTGAATAACGTGAAAAACGATGGAAGCAGAAAAATTCATCTATTTTTACTATTGGTTATTGTTGCCGTTTTTATTTGGTCAGCGATCAAACCAGCCAGTTACCTGACATGGGCGTTGGAAGTTAGCCCTGCTGTTGTCGGTTTGATTATCGTCATCGCGGTATACAATAAATTTCGTTTCACTACTCTCTCTTATGTGATTATGACTATTCTCGCCATTATCATGTTTGTCGGCGGCCATTATATTTATTCCAAAGTCCCTCTTTTCGATTGGATCAAAGACGCTTACGACTTAAAGCGAAACCATTACGACCGATTTGGGCATTTGCTTAAAGGCTTGTTTGCGATTGTGCTGAGAGAAATTTTATTACGAAAAACT contains:
- a CDS encoding diacylglycerol kinase family protein — protein: MSCELLRFLIKRKDLFMYYFIVNKISGNGKGLKVWKKVEKLLQEKRINYQVRFTERPKHAVEIAKELSSEKCYAVVAVGGDGTVHDVANGLIGSNIPLGVIPAGSGNDFARALDIPMDYKKALERILMGKQRKIDIGRIGEEYCITVAGIGFDGKVAEVNNDSKYKKWLNFIRLGALSYGLSFLHVLLKYRPVNIQLKVDGENLVFFNVWLIAIANIPNYGGGIRICPDACYNDGLFDICIVHSITKWDLLRTFPKAYKGKHLFHSGVTMIKGKQVEVISEFPVIVQGDGEILMKTPVNVTIQRDALLII
- a CDS encoding lysophospholipid acyltransferase family protein gives rise to the protein MKWISKIILCFIFRIEVIGIKNFPKTGPVIVAANHTSNYDPVILFSIFNRKIHFLAKKELFQRRIANWFFQKLHAIPVDRQSGIVIRPVRRALKVIENGGVLGIFPEGKRCKNGEIVKPKKGVAFLGVKTGAPVLPVAIIYMDTKKWLRKTVKIVVGPIMYLDELKCSNYTVLAEAVMNRSRELREIHA
- a CDS encoding alcohol dehydrogenase catalytic domain-containing protein, translated to MNSIQFEYSVPRYALSKIMGKVSKSFYWNSKLSCVRLRRVEVPKLPNDEWVKVKVKYGGICGSDLNLILLKDSPVTSPFASFPFTIGHEVVGTIEEVGSKVENMNVGDRVVIDPILSCITRGIADPCPNCRRGDYNLCHFMVEGEISPGLLIGTCRDTGGSWGSYLVAHKSQVLKLPDNVNDLNGVLVEPFSCALHAVLRNPPKKGDTVLVIGAGTIGICVVAAIRALEFPCRIVVLAKHGFQAQLASHYGADEIIYLTKNKNYIYETAKSLHASVLEPFFGDPVVQGGADLIFECVGNKQSINDALRFARNGGKVVLLGLAGIMDGVDWTAVWLNELDIKGSFAYSTEEYKGKKMRTLQIAIELMSDEKVDLSPLVTHRFPLENYRDALQTVINKGKGPIMKVVFEP
- a CDS encoding class II aldolase/adducin family protein, with amino-acid sequence MRTFTISGNKQTPFLSWLAEGIKEEFLSKGYTFYSAPEENIKLVFHFIDPEKPRPYRRQAQATFVVSVMETSEKSENIHKSAYPYLIRSLANHLMYILHNEDGTTDIYFLTPEQGFYKLTYRKGEAETLFKRIYERLEPLAASQLVIDNDFYDDLPEELWNGDEITKSLSESGKKLDRMNLLPAPFPLEEYLTPRDMRHLKKLYGIGGLSYGNLSARRDRESFWMSASGINKANMKTVGEDFLLIKGYDSDKNAIKVSVPPNITPKRASVDAIEHWMIYKEHPEVGAIVHVHAWMDGVRATEINYPCGTIELAKTVAELVRNSEDPSRAIIGLKNHGLTITGTDLDDIFARIEGKIIPQVPMS
- a CDS encoding DUF2238 domain-containing protein, with amino-acid sequence MKNDGSRKIHLFLLLVIVAVFIWSAIKPASYLTWALEVSPAVVGLIIVIAVYNKFRFTTLSYVIMTILAIIMFVGGHYIYSKVPLFDWIKDAYDLKRNHYDRFGHLLKGLFAIVLREILLRKTPLTKGPWLFTIVISMSLAISALYEIIEWLVSKISKGGEASKNFLGIQGDIWDTQWDMLCSLIGSIAALLILSKLHDKLLKKEAITPKARH